From a single Miscanthus floridulus cultivar M001 chromosome 8, ASM1932011v1, whole genome shotgun sequence genomic region:
- the LOC136472793 gene encoding E3 ubiquitin-protein ligase Os03g0188200-like, producing the protein MGPINDRRLLLLAAVALAGAAVDSVTAQPGKGPDYFNPKNFNPSMAIVMVVLVTTFFLLGFFSIYLRRCAGPPLGGPDDDDEYPVGLGRVGTGIAYASRRMRGLDRAVLDSFPTMAYADVRAHKEAGNGAALECAVCLTEFDDDDTLRLLPRCAHAFHTDCIDAWLASHVTCPVCRAVLDPAALAAVPATEVIPPVVPVAPPDQADAAAAAASGETETEDQRVRREETAELMRIGSVKRALRSKSGRRPSQFPRSHTTGHSLVAPSHSPSSSSTSDSERYTLRLPDHLLREAVAAGNLRRSASVQTGGDGDGTTTRRAGRSVRLGNSGQWPNMSLLARTFSARLPVWGSARRGDADAPAKGAKFAGDDGKAVEQCDGGACSLGAHV; encoded by the coding sequence ATGGGCCCGATCAATGACCGCCGTCTCCTCCTTCTCGCCGCGGTGGCTCTCGCCGGCGCCGCCGTGGACTCCGTGACGGCGCAGCCGGGCAAAGGGCCGGACTACTTTAACCCCAAGAACTTCAACCCGTCCATGGCGATCGTCATGGTCGTGCTCGTCACCACCTTCTTCCTGCTCGGCTTCTTCTCCATCTACCTCCGCCGATGCGCGGGCCCCCCGCTTGGCGggcccgacgacgacgacgagtacCCTGTGGGGCTGGGGCGGGTCGGGACCGGGATCGCCTACGCGTCCAGGAGGATGCGCGGCCTCGACCGGGCCGTGCTCGACTCCTTCCCGACCATGGCCTACGCCGACGTCAGGGCGCATAAGGAGGCAGGCAATGGCGCTGCGCTCGAGTGCGCCGTCTGCCTCACCGAGTTCGACGACGACGACACGCTCCGGCTCCTGCCCAGGTGCGCCCACGCGTTCCACACCGACTGCATCGACGCCTGGCTCGCGTCGCACGTCACGTGCCCCGTCTGCCGCGCCGTCCTCGACCCCGCCGCGTTGGCTGCTGTTCCGGCCACGGAAGTCATCCCGCCTGTCGTCCCTGTAGCGCCGCCGGACCAAGCcgacgccgctgccgctgccgcttccGGGGAGACAGAGACAGAGGACCAGAGGGTCAGGAGGGAGGAGACCGCCGAGCTGATGCGGATTGGCAGCGTGAAGCGCGCGCTGCGAAGCAAGTCGGGCCGGCGCCCCTCGCAGTTCCCGCGCTCGCACACCACGGGGCACTCGCTCGTCGCGCCGTCGCACTCGCCTTCTTCCAGTTCCACCTCGGACTCGGAGCGCTACACGCTGAGGCTGCCCGACCACCTTCTCCGGGAAGCCGTCGCGGCGGGCAACCTTCGGCGGTCTGCGAGCGTCCAGACGGGTGGTGATGGTGACGGGACGACCACGCGCCGCGCTGGAAGGAGCGTCCGGCTCGGCAACTCCGGCCAGTGGCCCAATATGTCCCTCCTGGCGCGCACCTTCTCCGCGAGGCTGCCAGTGTGGGGCTCCGCACGGCGCGGTGATGCCGACGCGCCAGCCAAGGGTGCCAAGTTCGCCGGCGACGACGGCAAGGCCGTGGAGCAGTGCGACGGCGGAGCTTGCTCTCTTGGCGCCCATGTTTGA
- the LOC136472794 gene encoding aspartic proteinase nepenthesin-2-like: MMIPLLIERPHKSVVTPRTQQQLKKFFKNHASDMADLLPSQGQQGGGSYDDDQSEPGSGRQGSKLGDGRNGGGQSRHAPATHSSTYLYCYQVGTPPQSVTGVLDISSDLVWTQCDLCATCGGVTPATPFYDSTLSTTMAVVQCTSDTCQKFASQNCSADVSRCGYNIYMYSRGGTSEANRPNTTGYLATESFTFGATRVDDVVFGCGHDSVGDLGGASGVIGLVRGPLSLVSHLGRFSYYLHPNDNSSGGDTPSYFVHFGDDATPQTKRALTTPLLASDDYPNSYFVGLNGIQVDGKDLIIALQYK, from the exons ATGATGATCCCACTGCTGATCGAGCGACCGCACAAAAGCGTTG TTACCCCTAGGACACAGCAGCAGCTGAAGAAGTTCTTCAAGAACCACGCGTCGGACATGGCCGATCTCCTCCCTAGCCAGGGGCAGCAGGGCGGCGGCAGCTACGATGACGATCAGAGCGAGCCGGGCAGTGGCCGGCAGGGCAGCAAACTGGGCGACGGGAGGAACGGCGGTGGGCAGAGTCGGCATGCCCCGGCCACCCACTCCAGCACGTACCTGTACTGCTACCAAGTGGGCACGCCCCCACAGAGCGTGACCGGCGTCCTGGACATCTCCAGCGACCTCGTGTGGACGCAGTGCGACTTGTGCGCCACCTGCGGCGGCGTCACACCGGCCACGCCCTTCTACGACTCGACGCTGTCGACCACGATGGCGGTGGTGCAGTGCACGAGCGACACGTGCCAGAAGTTCGCCTCGCAGAACTGCAGCGCGGACGTCTCCCGGTGCGGCTACAACATCTACATGTACAGCAGAGGCGGCACCAGCGAGGCCAACAGGCCCAACACCACCGGGTACCTCGCCACCGAGTCCTTCACGTTCGGCGCGACCCGCGTGGACGACGTCGTCTTCGGGTGCGGCCACGACAGCGTGGGCGACTTGGGCGGCGCGTCCGGCGTGATCGGCCTCGTCAGGGGCCCCCTCTCACTGGTGTCGCATCTCGGGCGCTTCTCCTACTACCTCCACCCCAACGACAACAGCTCCGGCGGTGACACCCCGAGCTACTTCGTCCACTTTGGCGACGACGCCACGCCGCAGACCAAGCGCGCCTTGACCACCCCGCTACTGGCCAGCGATGACTACCCCAACTCCTACTTCGTCGGGCTGAATGGCATACAGGTCGACGGCAAGGACCTCATCATCGCCCTACAGTACAAATGA